From a single Brassica rapa cultivar Chiifu-401-42 chromosome A01, CAAS_Brap_v3.01, whole genome shotgun sequence genomic region:
- the LOC103866428 gene encoding LOW QUALITY PROTEIN: heterogeneous nuclear ribonucleoprotein 1 (The sequence of the model RefSeq protein was modified relative to this genomic sequence to represent the inferred CDS: substituted 1 base at 1 genomic stop codon) — protein sequence MEQNMESVSNLGKLFIGGISWDTDEERLGEYFSKFGDLVESVIMRDRTTGRARGFGFIVFADPSVAERVIMEKHIIDGRTVEAKKAVPRDDHXQVLKRHASPMHLISSPNHGGNGGRTKKIFVGGLPSSITEAEFKNYFDQFGKVSDVVVMYDHNTQRPRGFGFITFDSEESVDIVLHKTFHELNGKMVEVKRAVPKEPSQASINRSSPVLGFGNNYGVVSNNSYFNSFAPGYISNNPGGRFSPIGSGRNAFSNFGLGLNQELSLNGNTLGFNRVPGDQYFNNASPNRFNRGDSAYNPSNRDLWGNSPGLNLGVSVGNNRGNWGLSDTNGYGRSVGTGSGLSALSFSGNNNNTNGFDSSIGELYRGSSVYSDSTWQQMLPHQSSNELEGLSRSYGFGIGNVGSDPSANASEGYPRSYSVGGNRQTNRRMHLKGIEA from the exons ATG GAGCAAAATATGGAATCTGTATCGAATCTGGGGAAGCTCTTCATTGGCGGCATCTCATGGGACACAGATGAAGAACGGCTCGGAGAGTATTTTAGCAAGTTTGGAGATTTAGTCGAATCCGTGATCATGAGAGACCGTACGACAGGACGTGCACGTGGCTTTGGTTTCATCGTATTCGCAGATCCTTCTGTTGCAGAGAGAGTCATCATGGAGAAACACATCATCGATGGCCGTACG GTCGAGGCGAAGAAAGCTGTACCACGGGATGATCATTAGCAAGTGCTGAAACGGCACGCTAGTCCAATGCACCTTATCTCATCACCTAACCATGGTGGTAATGGTGGGAGAACAAAGAAGATCTTTGTAGGTGGTTTACCATCGAGTATCACCGAGGCCGAGTTCAAAAACTACTTTGATCAGTTTGGTAAAGTTTCTGACGTTGTGGTGATGTATGATCACAACACACAGAGGCCACGTGGCTTTGGCTTCATCACTTTTGATTCAGAAGAGTCTGTGGATATAGTTCTTCACAAGACCTTCCACGAGCTTAACGGCAAAATGGTTGAGGTTAAAAGAGCAGTGCCAAAGGAGCCTTCCCAAGCGTCTATTAACCGAAGCAGCCCGGTTCTTGGGTTCGGTAATAACTACGGAGTAGTCTCTAATAATAGCTACTTCAATAGTTTTGCTCCTGGTTATATTAGTAACAACCCTGGTGGACGGTTTAGTCCCATTGGTAGCGGTAGAAATGCTTTCTCTAACTTTGGTCTTGGCTTGAATCAAGAACTGAGTTTGAATGGAAACACACTTGGCTTTAACCGGGTCCCTGGGGACCAATACTTCAACAATGCTTCACCAAACCGGTTCAACAGAGGCGACTCTGCTTACAATCCCAGCAATAGAGATTTGTGGGGAAACAGTCCAGGCTTGAACTTGGGTGTCTCTGTTGGTAACAACAGAGGAAACTGGGGCCTTTCTGATACTAATGGCTATGGGAGAAGCGTTGGGACAGGTTCTGGACTTTCTGCGTTATCATTCTCtggtaacaacaacaacacaaacgGTTTTGATAGCTCTATAGGGGAGTTGTACAGAGGGAGCTCGGTTTATAGCGACTCAACGTGGCAGCAGATGTTGCCTCATCAGTCTTCTAATGAGTTAGAGGGTTTGTCTCGCTCTTATGGGTTTGGTATTGGCAATGTAGGCTCAGACCCATCTGCTAATGCCTCTGAAGGTTACCCTCGAAGCTACAGTGTTGGAGGAAATAGACAAACAAATAGACGTATGCATCTTAAAG GTATTGAAGCATAG